In Sulfurovum xiamenensis, the following proteins share a genomic window:
- a CDS encoding 3D domain-containing protein, with product MSRNHLRFFLLSYLCLETAAAKSMIDCRVVTAGMTTCNPYGAKFLKAKEIIYDVNRKKLIRAKTLPVPEKKRFLKVVSVEDMIERHVKVQESVRFKGSEKAFTKYTETEEPIAQVILDDKIEEIETCEAPPRIERELVETIIAEVPEKPQIIYGKYRVVSGDALSKIAKKFGLTTQEIAKMNGIRIQSPLRIGQKLKLPFEQKRIDAVSSGNYFIREGDTIISIAKKFDLEPEDLMQFNKIKSNAIIRTGRMIRLPLPHILAHLKTEKRLRVTATAYTSHVGQTDETPFLAAWNNRLRPGMKIIAVSRDMIKKYGMRNGTKVRIGGLPGYYTVRDKMNKRYQKRIDIYMGLDKRRALRWGRRSVMVYW from the coding sequence ATGTCCAGAAATCACTTGAGATTTTTTTTACTATCCTATCTATGTCTGGAAACAGCCGCTGCAAAGTCGATGATAGACTGCAGGGTTGTCACCGCTGGTATGACCACGTGTAACCCTTACGGGGCGAAATTTCTTAAAGCTAAAGAGATCATTTATGATGTGAATAGGAAAAAATTGATCAGGGCAAAAACGTTACCTGTTCCTGAAAAAAAGCGTTTTCTCAAAGTGGTTTCCGTAGAGGATATGATAGAACGGCATGTAAAAGTCCAAGAGTCTGTACGTTTTAAGGGAAGTGAAAAAGCATTTACAAAGTATACAGAAACAGAAGAACCCATCGCCCAAGTCATACTTGATGATAAGATAGAAGAGATAGAGACTTGTGAAGCCCCTCCCCGTATAGAAAGAGAACTTGTAGAAACAATCATAGCTGAAGTGCCTGAGAAACCTCAAATTATTTACGGTAAGTACAGGGTTGTAAGTGGCGATGCACTGAGTAAGATCGCAAAGAAATTTGGCTTAACAACACAAGAGATCGCAAAAATGAACGGTATTCGGATCCAATCTCCTCTGCGTATCGGACAGAAACTAAAACTCCCCTTTGAACAAAAGAGGATTGATGCAGTCTCTTCTGGCAATTACTTCATCAGGGAGGGAGATACGATCATTTCCATTGCCAAAAAGTTTGATCTTGAACCTGAAGATTTGATGCAATTTAATAAGATCAAAAGCAATGCGATCATACGTACAGGTAGAATGATCAGACTTCCACTTCCTCATATACTGGCACATCTAAAAACAGAGAAAAGGCTTCGTGTCACCGCCACTGCGTATACGTCGCATGTGGGACAAACAGATGAGACACCTTTCCTGGCAGCATGGAATAATCGTCTGCGTCCGGGTATGAAGATCATTGCAGTTTCCAGAGATATGATAAAAAAATATGGCATGCGTAATGGGACAAAAGTCCGTATCGGTGGTTTACCTGGTTACTATACGGTACGCGACAAAATGAATAAACGCTACCAAAAGCGTATCGACATCTATATGGGGCTTGATAAAAGGAGAGCGCTACGTTGGGGAAGACGCAGTGTCATGGTATACTGGTAA
- the abc-f gene encoding ribosomal protection-like ABC-F family protein produces the protein MALIDLFDIKKQYDIKLLLNGVDFHLDEGERVTIVGQNGCGKSTLMKIIMGEEEPTDGKRVVNSSIQVEMLAQQPHFDPALSVREAIFNELTELKEAKEAYDTLSLKVAEDFENEELLTQLEKVSSFLDHHNAWNLDDKIERVMQEFQLKAYEDRPVVSLSGGEQRRVALASLILKKPDVLLLDEPTNHLDVYMVEFLEEMLLKGNFTLLFISHDRHFIDTVATRVVEVDNQQLVSYTGGYMSYLEQKEARMHALKKGHENLLRLLKQEEAWLRKGVRAREKRNQGRKKRVFELRDEAKKNPTLIRKMMVELEREKKHFNRDEGVSRKKMLFELENISYSVPGKKLIENFTTRILQKDKIAIVGINGAGKSTLLKLMLGRIKPQSGLIKQGDFSIGYFDQHREMLDNEKTLIETFCPDGGDHIEVQGVNLHVYGYLKSFLFPKEFLAKKVGMLSGGEKNRVALALLLTKKVDCLILDEPTNDLDIQTINILEEKLINFPGAILFVSHDRYFIDKIASKLFIFKGNGVVEESYQTYTEYLEIEKEMKELDTLEQEVKTSEKKEVPVTVKKQTKLSYKEQRDYDTLPDEIEALEQQIAALNACLQDPECYQEKGLTALSEELSKLEKVYEEKSDRYLEVLEIFESL, from the coding sequence TTGGCACTCATCGACCTCTTTGACATCAAAAAACAATATGACATCAAGCTGCTTCTCAATGGGGTTGATTTCCACCTGGATGAGGGAGAACGTGTCACTATCGTGGGTCAAAACGGCTGTGGAAAATCTACACTGATGAAGATAATCATGGGAGAAGAAGAACCTACTGACGGGAAAAGGGTAGTGAACAGTTCGATACAGGTAGAGATGCTCGCACAACAGCCCCACTTCGATCCAGCTCTTTCAGTTAGAGAAGCGATATTCAATGAACTGACTGAACTCAAAGAAGCCAAAGAAGCATATGATACACTGAGTCTCAAAGTGGCGGAAGATTTTGAAAATGAAGAGCTGCTCACACAACTGGAAAAAGTCTCCTCTTTTCTGGACCATCACAATGCCTGGAACCTTGATGACAAGATCGAACGTGTCATGCAGGAGTTTCAGCTCAAAGCCTATGAGGATCGCCCCGTAGTCTCGCTTTCCGGAGGTGAACAGCGTCGTGTAGCCCTGGCATCTCTCATACTTAAAAAACCCGATGTACTACTTCTTGATGAACCGACCAACCACCTTGATGTCTATATGGTCGAATTCTTGGAGGAGATGCTTCTTAAGGGAAATTTCACCCTACTCTTTATCTCACACGACAGGCATTTCATCGATACTGTAGCCACACGTGTGGTAGAAGTGGATAACCAGCAACTTGTCAGTTATACGGGCGGTTATATGAGTTACCTCGAACAAAAAGAGGCACGTATGCATGCTTTGAAAAAGGGGCATGAGAACCTTCTTAGACTGCTGAAACAGGAAGAAGCCTGGCTTAGAAAAGGGGTAAGGGCTAGAGAAAAGCGTAATCAGGGACGTAAAAAACGTGTCTTTGAGCTTCGTGATGAAGCGAAGAAAAACCCTACACTCATTCGAAAGATGATGGTAGAACTTGAACGTGAGAAAAAACATTTCAACCGTGATGAAGGGGTATCGAGAAAAAAAATGCTTTTTGAACTTGAAAATATCTCATACTCGGTTCCGGGGAAAAAACTCATAGAGAACTTTACGACACGTATCCTTCAGAAAGATAAAATAGCCATTGTCGGTATCAATGGTGCGGGAAAATCTACACTATTGAAACTGATGCTTGGACGGATCAAACCCCAAAGCGGACTCATCAAGCAGGGAGACTTTTCCATAGGTTATTTTGACCAACACAGAGAGATGCTTGACAATGAAAAAACACTGATCGAGACTTTTTGCCCTGACGGGGGAGACCACATAGAAGTACAGGGTGTCAATCTTCATGTCTACGGCTACCTTAAATCGTTTCTTTTTCCCAAAGAGTTCCTGGCTAAAAAAGTCGGCATGCTCTCTGGCGGAGAGAAAAACCGTGTGGCATTGGCATTGCTCTTGACTAAAAAAGTGGATTGTCTCATCCTGGATGAACCTACCAATGACCTGGACATCCAGACCATTAATATCCTAGAAGAGAAACTTATCAACTTTCCAGGTGCCATACTCTTTGTCTCACATGACCGTTACTTCATAGACAAAATCGCTTCTAAACTCTTTATCTTTAAAGGAAATGGTGTGGTTGAAGAGTCTTATCAGACCTATACGGAGTACCTGGAGATAGAAAAAGAGATGAAAGAGCTTGATACGCTCGAACAAGAGGTCAAGACCTCTGAAAAAAAAGAGGTACCGGTCACTGTCAAAAAACAGACAAAACTGAGTTATAAAGAGCAAAGGGATTATGATACCCTGCCTGATGAGATCGAAGCTCTGGAACAGCAGATAGCTGCGCTTAATGCATGTTTACAGGATCCGGAGTGTTATCAGGAAAAAGGTTTGACTGCACTGAGTGAGGAACTGAGTAAACTTGAGAAGGTGTATGAAGAAAAAAGTGACAGATATCTGGAAGTTTTGGAAATTTTTGAGTCTCTTTAA
- a CDS encoding ferritin-like domain-containing protein, producing MNIFSLLERAIMSDDILIKEELTAQCLAYCTKNEIRCDDDFTPQLFSKPSYASKCHIVDPRELPARKDFESREGLATLVHAIAHIEYSAIDLALDAVYRYPNMPSDYQVDWLEVANDEIRHFKMLQSLLTELGYTYGDFPVHCGLFDAAEHTAGNILERMAVIPRYYEASGLDVSPQIMKKLDNKRKNPQVKKLIEALQIIYDEEIEHVHKGDKWFKYLCKAAGKEEGSEEAVYFEILERYQLLSKHRPYVNVEARKEAGFSCAEIKKLGAKECS from the coding sequence ATGAATATATTTAGTCTTTTAGAACGTGCCATTATGAGTGATGATATTCTTATAAAAGAGGAGTTGACCGCTCAATGTTTGGCATATTGTACCAAAAATGAAATAAGGTGTGATGATGATTTTACGCCTCAATTATTTTCAAAACCTTCCTATGCCTCCAAATGTCACATTGTAGATCCGCGAGAATTGCCTGCGAGAAAAGACTTTGAAAGTAGAGAGGGCTTGGCCACATTGGTTCATGCCATTGCACATATAGAGTATTCTGCGATCGATCTGGCACTAGATGCGGTGTATCGTTACCCCAATATGCCTAGCGATTACCAAGTTGATTGGCTGGAAGTGGCCAATGACGAGATACGGCACTTTAAAATGCTGCAGAGTCTGTTAACAGAACTGGGATATACCTATGGGGATTTTCCTGTACATTGCGGGCTTTTTGATGCGGCTGAGCATACTGCAGGGAATATCTTGGAGCGTATGGCGGTCATCCCGCGTTATTATGAAGCATCAGGTCTGGATGTCAGTCCCCAGATAATGAAAAAACTGGACAACAAGCGTAAAAACCCTCAGGTAAAAAAACTGATAGAGGCACTGCAGATCATTTATGATGAAGAGATAGAGCATGTACACAAGGGTGATAAATGGTTTAAATACCTCTGTAAAGCAGCAGGAAAAGAAGAGGGAAGTGAAGAAGCGGTCTATTTTGAGATACTTGAACGTTATCAGTTGCTTTCAAAACACCGTCCCTATGTCAATGTAGAAGCAAGAAAAGAGGCAGGGTTCTCCTGTGCTGAGATCAAAAAACTGGGTGCGAAGGAGTGTTCATGA
- a CDS encoding peptidylprolyl isomerase produces MKKLLVALLFIGLAVQAYAKDTIVVLETNVGKIELKMYPEVAPLAVENFTTHVKNGYYNGLIFHRIIKGFMIQGGDPTGTGRGGESIWKKDFADEFAPNVVFDRPMLLAMANRGPKTNGSQFFITLAPTPWLNGKHTIFGEVISGEDAVRKMENVSTGRGDRPMFDQVIQKAYIKK; encoded by the coding sequence ATGAAAAAATTATTGGTCGCTTTGCTCTTTATAGGTTTGGCTGTTCAAGCCTATGCAAAAGATACGATTGTAGTACTTGAAACCAATGTAGGGAAAATAGAATTAAAAATGTATCCTGAAGTGGCACCGCTTGCCGTTGAAAACTTTACTACGCATGTCAAAAACGGTTACTATAATGGACTTATTTTTCATAGGATCATTAAAGGTTTCATGATTCAGGGTGGTGACCCTACAGGTACAGGAAGAGGCGGTGAGTCTATCTGGAAAAAAGATTTTGCAGATGAATTCGCACCCAATGTTGTATTTGATAGACCGATGTTGTTGGCTATGGCGAACCGCGGACCTAAAACAAACGGAAGTCAGTTTTTCATTACACTTGCGCCAACCCCTTGGTTAAACGGTAAACATACGATATTCGGTGAAGTGATTTCAGGTGAAGATGCAGTACGTAAGATGGAAAATGTTTCGACGGGTAGAGGGGACAGACCAATGTTCGATCAGGTTATTCAAAAAGCATATATCAAAAAATAG
- a CDS encoding winged helix-turn-helix domain-containing protein — MRILTVGFNDEYVKELEKELDKYFICIVDNAKDMYDATNFTDFRHYELVVIVDEGVKFSLERYVNEVKKKKSETKIMILTNNVKAQSAFFSLGVDDVIYQHGEYPDLIAARVLANMRHLFGTQVNIDKLVIDIANKKIEYDEKIVSLNGKTFDILAYLALRKQRVFSKDEIINALWEEPEYVSDNTVEVAINQIRKRLKSILGFQVIHTVRRRGYKFSY, encoded by the coding sequence ATGAGAATATTAACCGTAGGTTTCAATGATGAATACGTTAAGGAACTTGAAAAAGAGTTAGATAAATACTTTATTTGTATTGTTGACAATGCAAAAGATATGTATGATGCGACCAACTTTACAGACTTTAGACATTATGAACTGGTTGTGATTGTGGATGAAGGTGTAAAGTTTTCACTTGAGCGTTATGTGAATGAAGTTAAAAAGAAAAAGAGCGAAACGAAGATCATGATCTTGACAAATAATGTCAAAGCACAATCTGCTTTCTTTTCGTTGGGTGTAGATGATGTGATCTATCAGCACGGTGAATATCCTGATCTTATTGCTGCAAGAGTATTGGCAAATATGAGACACTTGTTCGGTACACAGGTGAACATCGATAAGCTTGTGATCGACATTGCGAACAAAAAGATCGAATATGATGAGAAGATCGTTTCTCTTAATGGCAAGACATTTGATATTTTGGCATACCTTGCACTTCGTAAACAACGTGTTTTCTCAAAAGATGAGATCATTAATGCACTCTGGGAAGAGCCTGAGTATGTCAGTGACAACACTGTAGAAGTGGCGATCAATCAGATCAGAAAACGATTGAAGAGTATACTTGGATTTCAGGTGATTCATACAGTACGTAGACGCGGGTATAAATTCTCTTATTAA
- the cmoB gene encoding tRNA 5-methoxyuridine(34)/uridine 5-oxyacetic acid(34) synthase CmoB translates to MDLNSLRDERKKWLTWKNIAPFQDAIRSLKTYENVEVTLGDRVEVQIKDLSRQDAQQIKETALLMKPWRKGPFQINDLFIDSEWQSQIKYNLLEPHFNLKDKVVGDIGCNNGYYLFRMLSQEPKKLIGFDPSAIYYSQFQFINHFIKSDIVYELLGVEHVEFYEHKFDTLFCLGVLYHRSDPIAMLKSLFKGLNKGGELILDTFMIDGEGEMCLTPRDRYSKIPNIYFVPTVNALKNWCFRAGFETVEVLEIMKTEPTEQRKTEWIETQSLEDFLDPDDQTKTVEGYPAPKRVYIKAMKSL, encoded by the coding sequence ATGGATTTAAACAGTTTACGAGATGAGCGTAAGAAATGGCTTACGTGGAAAAATATCGCACCTTTTCAGGATGCTATCAGATCACTTAAAACGTATGAGAATGTTGAGGTAACGCTTGGAGATAGGGTTGAGGTTCAGATCAAGGACCTTAGTCGACAGGATGCCCAGCAGATAAAAGAGACGGCACTTCTGATGAAGCCCTGGCGAAAAGGGCCGTTTCAGATCAATGATCTTTTCATAGACTCTGAATGGCAAAGCCAAATAAAATACAATCTGCTAGAACCGCATTTTAACCTGAAAGACAAGGTTGTGGGTGACATAGGATGCAACAATGGATATTACCTGTTTCGTATGTTGTCCCAGGAACCTAAAAAACTGATAGGCTTTGATCCTTCTGCTATCTATTATTCCCAGTTTCAGTTCATCAACCATTTTATCAAGTCTGACATTGTCTATGAACTATTGGGTGTAGAGCATGTAGAGTTCTATGAACATAAGTTTGATACACTCTTCTGTTTGGGGGTGCTCTATCATAGGTCTGACCCTATTGCTATGCTGAAGTCACTTTTTAAAGGCCTTAATAAAGGCGGTGAACTCATTCTAGATACCTTTATGATAGATGGTGAAGGCGAGATGTGTCTGACGCCTAGAGACCGTTATTCAAAGATACCAAATATCTATTTCGTTCCTACGGTCAATGCTTTAAAGAACTGGTGCTTCAGGGCTGGGTTTGAAACTGTTGAAGTATTGGAGATCATGAAAACAGAACCGACTGAACAGAGAAAAACAGAGTGGATAGAGACACAAAGCCTGGAAGATTTCCTCGACCCTGATGATCAAACAAAGACCGTTGAGGGGTACCCTGCTCCTAAAAGAGTCTATATAAAGGCAATGAAATCACTTTAA
- the argB gene encoding acetylglutamate kinase, whose translation MKNNINVVKTLLEALPFIKKFSNEKIVIKYGGSAQTSDALKEQFAQDIVLLHLVGMKPIIVHGGGKSITDLLANLGVDTTFIDGQRVTTKEVMRIAEMVLSGEINKEIVSLLDNHGSKAIGISGKDGGFLKGIPKDFEKFGYTGMIEHVNPEIVNNIIEDGAIPVIAPIAGSSTMGHPGFNINADLAASKIAVALKARKVLFLTDTPGVLDKEMQLITNLSIEKTEALKEDGTIQGGMVPKVDACIEALRGGVKKAHIIDGRVEHSLLLEILTSSGVGTCIEL comes from the coding sequence ATGAAAAATAATATCAATGTTGTAAAAACGCTGCTTGAGGCTTTACCGTTTATCAAAAAGTTTTCCAATGAAAAAATAGTGATCAAGTATGGTGGTTCTGCCCAAACGAGTGATGCATTAAAAGAACAGTTTGCACAGGATATTGTACTTTTGCACCTTGTAGGAATGAAACCTATTATCGTACATGGTGGAGGTAAAAGTATCACAGATCTTCTTGCCAATTTAGGGGTAGATACCACATTTATCGATGGACAGCGTGTAACGACTAAAGAGGTGATGCGTATCGCTGAGATGGTATTGAGCGGAGAGATCAACAAAGAGATCGTATCCCTGCTTGATAATCATGGGTCTAAAGCGATCGGGATCTCTGGAAAAGATGGCGGTTTTTTAAAGGGGATCCCTAAAGATTTTGAAAAGTTCGGTTATACGGGTATGATCGAACATGTCAATCCTGAGATCGTCAATAATATCATTGAGGACGGTGCGATACCTGTGATCGCTCCTATCGCGGGAAGCAGTACGATGGGACATCCTGGATTCAATATCAATGCGGACCTTGCAGCAAGCAAAATAGCCGTAGCCTTGAAAGCAAGAAAAGTACTGTTCTTGACGGACACGCCTGGTGTGTTAGATAAAGAGATGCAGCTGATCACCAATCTGAGTATAGAAAAAACCGAAGCCCTCAAAGAAGACGGAACGATACAAGGGGGTATGGTACCTAAAGTGGATGCCTGTATAGAAGCATTGCGTGGTGGTGTCAAAAAAGCACACATCATCGATGGTCGCGTAGAGCACTCATTGCTTCTGGAAATTTTGACCAGTTCTGGTGTAGGGACCTGTATCGAACTCTAG
- a CDS encoding thioesterase, FlK family: MQLNTHLNINTSLCGKVTKLQENYAEVLLHTTQQMAADEEGLVHGGFIFGAADYAAMSSVNDPYVVLGASSSKFIAPVKVGDTVLCKASVVNTKGKKSEVGVEAFVNGKLVFEGSFTTFVLPSHVLG, encoded by the coding sequence ATGCAATTAAATACCCATCTAAATATTAATACGTCACTTTGCGGAAAAGTGACCAAACTTCAAGAAAATTATGCAGAAGTACTTTTACATACCACACAACAGATGGCAGCAGATGAAGAGGGATTGGTCCATGGCGGTTTTATATTTGGTGCGGCAGATTATGCAGCTATGTCCTCAGTGAACGATCCGTATGTGGTACTGGGTGCTTCAAGTTCGAAATTTATAGCGCCTGTGAAGGTCGGTGATACAGTATTGTGTAAAGCTTCGGTTGTCAATACCAAAGGTAAGAAATCTGAGGTAGGAGTAGAGGCATTTGTCAATGGAAAATTAGTCTTTGAGGGTAGCTTTACAACGTTCGTACTGCCTTCGCATGTACTAGGCTAA
- the thrC gene encoding threonine synthase: MQFIETRGNDGQKPSSVPFSEAILSPSASFGGLYVPKELPTLDREYLEGHLSSHYKTLALDFLEQFGIDIEKEVLVEALKRYDAFDDPSNPVPLSQIEDDCFVSELYHGPTRAFKDMALQPFGYVLSKLAQKRGEHYLIMAATSGDTGPATLETFKDQEGVQVACLYPDGGTSDVQRLQMVTEDASNLKVIGVKGNFDDTQNTLKDLLASDDFKAELEERNIKLSAANSVNFGRIIFQIIYHIHSYLELVRKQSIQMGEKIYLVVPSGNFGNALGAYYAKKAGLPIEKILISSNINNILTDWITKGSYDLTTRTLIQTESPAMDILKSSNVERIMFDKFGAARTKELMEGLAKDGKYQLSTDELALLREDFDASFSDDEECEAVVGEYAKKGYIMDPHTATCMRAYKTLREKDLKTVVYSTAEWTKFSPSVSKSLGHEVKDDVEALKWVSEHAGVSVPPMINGLFEKPVIHSVIVEKESIKGEMLNFL, encoded by the coding sequence ATGCAATTTATTGAGACACGCGGAAATGACGGACAGAAACCTTCATCTGTACCATTTTCAGAAGCAATACTCAGCCCAAGTGCTAGTTTTGGTGGGTTATATGTACCCAAAGAACTCCCAACGTTAGATAGAGAATACCTAGAGGGGCATCTCTCCAGCCATTATAAAACATTGGCATTGGATTTTTTGGAACAATTTGGTATAGATATTGAAAAAGAAGTACTGGTAGAAGCGTTAAAAAGATATGATGCATTTGATGATCCTTCAAATCCTGTACCGCTTTCCCAGATCGAAGATGACTGCTTTGTCTCTGAGCTCTACCATGGTCCTACAAGAGCCTTTAAAGATATGGCTTTACAACCTTTTGGGTATGTGTTAAGTAAATTGGCGCAAAAAAGGGGTGAACACTATCTTATCATGGCAGCGACAAGCGGAGATACCGGTCCTGCCACACTCGAAACCTTTAAAGATCAGGAAGGTGTGCAGGTAGCATGTCTTTACCCGGATGGGGGTACATCCGATGTTCAAAGACTGCAAATGGTTACAGAAGATGCTTCAAATCTGAAAGTGATCGGTGTGAAAGGTAATTTCGACGATACGCAGAATACTCTCAAAGATCTGCTTGCCTCTGATGACTTTAAGGCTGAATTGGAAGAGAGAAATATCAAACTTTCAGCAGCAAACTCTGTAAACTTCGGGCGTATTATCTTCCAGATCATTTACCATATCCACTCCTACCTGGAGTTGGTACGTAAGCAGAGCATCCAAATGGGTGAGAAGATCTATCTGGTTGTTCCTAGTGGTAACTTCGGGAATGCTTTAGGTGCCTATTATGCAAAAAAAGCAGGTTTACCGATAGAAAAGATCCTTATCTCATCCAATATCAATAATATTCTGACAGATTGGATCACCAAGGGGTCGTATGATCTTACAACACGTACACTCATACAGACAGAATCACCGGCTATGGATATTTTGAAAAGTTCTAATGTTGAACGTATTATGTTTGATAAATTCGGTGCAGCACGTACCAAAGAATTGATGGAAGGATTGGCCAAAGACGGCAAGTACCAGTTGAGCACAGATGAACTCGCACTGTTGCGTGAAGATTTTGATGCCTCTTTCTCAGATGATGAAGAGTGTGAAGCTGTGGTAGGCGAATATGCAAAAAAAGGGTACATTATGGACCCGCATACAGCCACATGTATGAGAGCCTATAAAACATTAAGAGAAAAAGATCTCAAAACGGTGGTCTACTCGACTGCAGAATGGACCAAGTTCAGTCCGTCTGTTTCAAAATCACTGGGACATGAGGTCAAAGATGATGTAGAAGCACTGAAATGGGTGAGTGAACATGCAGGTGTATCTGTACCGCCTATGATAAACGGGCTGTTCGAGAAACCTGTGATCCATTCGGTCATCGTTGAAAAAGAGTCCATTAAAGGAGAGATGTTAAACTTTTTATAG
- a CDS encoding MBL fold metallo-hydrolase — protein sequence MQIKIQPMGAYQTNCYIATVDGKDFIIDPGMGATRWVIDNVTNPVAILNTHGHFDHVWSNAEVQEKLRLPIYCPKGDAFMLTDDPLGQGTPPSEPDHIIVGDEELTIEGIKIKYRHFPGHTPGCSIIEIDDVWFSGDFLFEQSIGRWDFPSSSGEEMVKSLEKALTIDGDYTIYPGHGMSTTLKAEQRVIPFWIEQVKRTL from the coding sequence ATGCAAATCAAAATACAACCTATGGGAGCTTACCAAACCAACTGTTACATCGCTACAGTGGATGGAAAAGATTTTATCATAGACCCCGGTATGGGTGCCACCCGATGGGTCATTGACAATGTCACCAATCCCGTTGCGATACTGAACACCCATGGACACTTTGATCATGTATGGTCAAATGCGGAGGTTCAAGAGAAACTGAGGCTGCCTATCTATTGTCCCAAAGGTGATGCATTTATGCTTACAGATGATCCTCTTGGGCAAGGTACGCCTCCGAGTGAACCGGACCATATCATCGTAGGTGATGAAGAACTGACCATTGAGGGGATCAAGATCAAATACCGTCACTTTCCGGGACATACACCTGGCTGCTCCATTATAGAGATCGATGATGTATGGTTCAGTGGGGACTTTCTTTTTGAACAGAGTATCGGAAGATGGGATTTCCCTTCATCAAGCGGAGAAGAGATGGTAAAGAGTTTAGAAAAAGCGCTCACCATAGACGGCGATTATACGATCTATCCCGGCCATGGCATGAGCACGACCCTGAAAGCAGAACAAAGGGTCATACCTTTTTGGATAGAGCAGGTGAAGAGGACGCTTTGA
- a CDS encoding tetraacyldisaccharide 4'-kinase: MRAFFETMFFVPKWYHYPLILLLFPLSLIYGTIMSLRRVVISPKDFGIPIISIGNLIVGGSGKTPFTIALATRLEDAVIISRGYGRKSKGLVEVSSKGRILVDVTQSGDEPMLMAQSLPHTSVIVSEDRALAIELAKERGAKCIILDDGFNRVGIKKFDIVLEPEQIKNYLPFPAGAFREFWFNKMYADIVAKEGKTFHRKVVFENLQPRMILVTAISHPHRLDAYLPEGVVHKVYLEDHAYFEEEKLKMLLSDYAAQSLLVTQKDAVKMQDFKLPISEMKLKLQIQETIFTQVDEYIKGYPE, encoded by the coding sequence ATGAGAGCATTTTTTGAAACGATGTTCTTTGTACCAAAGTGGTATCATTACCCTTTGATTCTCCTTCTGTTTCCTCTCTCACTCATCTATGGAACCATCATGTCTCTGCGCAGAGTGGTCATTTCCCCAAAAGACTTCGGCATCCCCATTATCTCTATAGGGAATCTTATCGTTGGGGGGAGCGGGAAAACACCTTTTACTATAGCACTTGCTACACGCCTTGAAGATGCAGTGATCATCTCCCGCGGGTATGGCCGTAAAAGTAAAGGGCTGGTCGAGGTCAGCTCTAAGGGTAGGATACTTGTTGATGTGACACAGAGTGGAGATGAACCTATGTTAATGGCACAGTCATTGCCTCATACAAGTGTGATCGTCAGTGAAGATAGGGCCTTAGCCATAGAGCTTGCCAAAGAAAGAGGTGCAAAGTGTATCATTTTGGATGATGGATTTAACCGTGTCGGGATAAAAAAATTTGATATTGTACTTGAACCCGAACAGATCAAAAACTATCTCCCTTTCCCTGCAGGGGCATTTAGAGAATTCTGGTTTAATAAAATGTACGCAGATATCGTGGCAAAAGAGGGAAAGACATTTCATCGAAAAGTGGTGTTTGAAAATCTTCAACCTAGAATGATATTGGTAACGGCCATCTCACATCCACATAGACTTGATGCCTATCTGCCTGAGGGAGTGGTCCATAAAGTCTATTTGGAAGACCATGCCTATTTTGAGGAAGAAAAACTGAAAATGCTCCTATCTGACTATGCAGCACAGAGTCTTCTTGTAACGCAAAAAGATGCGGTAAAAATGCAGGATTTTAAGTTACCTATCTCTGAAATGAAGTTAAAATTACAGATTCAAGAGACTATCTTTACTCAGGTAGATGAATATATAAAGGGATATCCAGAATGA